Proteins encoded in a region of the Elaeis guineensis isolate ETL-2024a chromosome 7, EG11, whole genome shotgun sequence genome:
- the LOC105061381 gene encoding golgin candidate 6: MDFKLGRLNLNAVAQGVGGFVFGNENSASNEDSYVERYLDRINNGVLVEDRRAAITELQSLVAESRSAQMAFGATGFPILLNVLKEERDDVEMVRGALETLVSALTPIGTTDGLKNEVQPASMNSDLLSRESESISLLLSLLSEDDFYIRYYTLQLLTALLTHSPNRLQEAILSTPRGITRLMDMLMDREVIRNEALLLLTYLTREAEEIQKIVVFEGAFEKIFSIIKEEGGSDGGVVVQDCLELLNNLIRNNASNQILLKETIGFEPLVSILRLRRGSAYNFTQQKTVNLLNALETVELLLTGGPPGELGKDANRLSSQTALAQKKILDHLLLLGVESQWAAVAVRCLALRCIGDLVTRNPHNLDSLASKLVGEEPHVEPALNAIFRIALRASTIQEFLAADYVFKRFCEKNTDGQAMLASTLTPPPNSTSHTIPEAIGSMTFGSMFIQALVSTEANGEFETCSRAASILSHVLKDNVQCKERVLRIELEAPVPSLGSSEPLLHRIVKYLALAASTKSKHNNQSSITPAEDSYIQPLILQLLISWLEDCPNAISCFLDSPAHLTFLLELVSSPHASVYVHGLAAIVLGECILYNKCSENNRDAFAVVDAISQKIGLTSYFLKFDELQKNFVSLSTSVEHRKPLTRSITASMAETGEIEDNETSQKHEHPILVEIFDPQFVGFIKKLEACIRESIMNIFSRTKNKVTVLPAELEQKSGETDGDYIKRLKSFVEKQCNEMQDLLGRNTTLAEELVRSGSSGTFDPAQKPSSGRERLQSETLRQDLQEAARRIEMLKSEKAKIEAEASNYRNLASKLEADLKSLSDAYNSLEQANLSLEAEVKALRKAGNVPYPDVEAIRAEAKQEAEKESEAELNDLLVCLGQEQSKVEKLSSRLIELGEDVDSLLEGIGDDAGLQDEDDDEN; this comes from the exons ATGGATTTCAAGCTTGGTCGTCTTAATCTCAATGCTGTCGCTCAG GGAGTTGGTGGATTTGTTTTTGGAAATGAAAATTCTGCTTCAAATGAAGATAG CTATGTTGAACGCTATCTCGATCGTATAAACAATGGTGTACTGGTGGAGGATAGGCGGGCTGCTATTACCGAACTTCAGTCGCTTGTAGCAGAAAGTCGTTCAGCTCAGATGGCATTTGGGGCAACAG GATTTCCAATACTTCTAAATGTTTTAAAGGAAGAACGTGATGATGTTGAAATGGTTCGAGGCGCCCTAGAAACTCTTGTAAGTGCTTTAACTCCTATAGGTACAACAGATGGGCTGAAAAATGAGGTCCAACCAGCATCTATGAACTCCGACCTGCTTTCTCGAGAATCAGAGAGCATCTCTCTTCTTCTAAGTTTGCTG TCAGAGGATGACTTCTATATCCGGTACTATACTCTTCAGCTTCTAACTGCCCTTCTTACACATTCCCCTAATAG GTTACAGGAAGCGATTCTTTCCACTCCTCGTGGTATAACTCGGCTGATGGATATGCTTATGGATCGCGAG GTTATAAGAAACGAAGCCTTATTACTTCTTACTTATTTGACTCGTGAGGCTGAG GAAATCCAAAAAATCGTAGTTTTTGAGGGTGCATTTGAGAAGATATTTAGCATTATTAAAGAGGAAGGAGGTTCCGATGGTGGTGTCGTAGTTCAG GATTGTCTTGAATTGCTGAATAATCTCATTCGCAACAATGCATCCAATCAG ATTTTGCTGAAGGAAACTATCGGCTTTGAACCTTTAGTATCAATACTGAGGCTTCGCAGAGGCAGTGCTTACAATTTTACTCAACAGAAG ACGGTAAATCTACTCAATGCATTGGAAACTGTTGAGTTGCTTCTGACAGGAGGTCCTCCAGGTGAGCTAGGAAAAGATGCTAATAGGCTATCCAGTCAAACTGCATTAGCACAG AAGAAAATTTTGGACCATCTCTTATTGTTGGGTGTCGAGAGTCAATGGGCTGCGGTTGCTGTTCGCTGCTTG GCATTGCGATGTATTGGTGATTTGGTCACAAGAAATCCTCATAATCTTGATTCTCTTGCAAGTAAATTAGTTGGAGAAGAGCCTCATGTTGAACCTGCCTTGAATGCTATATTCCGTATTGCTTTGCGTGCCTCTACTATACAGGAATTTCTAGCAGCCGATTATGTCTTCAAGCGCTTTTGTGAG AAAAATACTGATGGCCAAGCAATGTTAGCATCAACATTGACTCCTCCACCAAATTCAACAAGCCATACCATTCCAGAAGCCATTGGCAGCATGACATTTGGAAG TATGTTTATACAAGCTTTGGTATCAACTGAGGCTAATGGAGAATTTGAG ACATGCTCAAGAGCTGCTAGCATTCTCTCTCATGTTCTGAAGGACAATGTCCAGTGCAAGGAACGT GTTTTGCGTATCGAGCTTGAGGCACCAGTGCCATCATTAGGCTCCTCAGAGCCACTCTTGCACCGGATTGTGAAGTATTTGGCTCTTGCAGCCTCAACAAAAAGTAAACATAACAACCAAAGTAGCATTACTCCAGCTGAAGATTCATATATCCAGCCACTTATTCTCCAGTTACTGATCTCTTGGCTGGAAGATTGTCCAAATGCCATTAGCTGCTTTTTAGATTCACCAGCACACCTCACATTTTTGCTTGAACTAGTTTCAAGTCCACATGCCAGTGTCTATGTGCATGGATTGGCTGCTATTGTTTTAGGAGAATGTATTCTTTACAACAAATGCAGTGAGAACAACAGGGATGCCTTTGCTGTGGTTGATGCTATAAGTCAAAAGATTGGTCTCACCTCATATTTTTTGAAGTTTGATGAGTTGCAGAAGAACTTCGTGTCCCTTTCTACATCTGTCGAGCATCGTAAGCCTCTTACAAGATCTATTACGGCTAGTATGGCAGAGACCGGAGAGATTGAGGATAATGAAACAAGTCAGAAGCATGAGCATCCAATCCTTGTAGAGATTTTTGACCCACAGTTTGTTGGTTTCATTAAAAAGCTTGAAGCATGTATTAGAGAAAGCATCATGAACATTTTCAGCCGTACGAAAAACAAGGTCACTGTACTGCCAGCTGAGCTGGAGCAGAAGAGTGGAGAGACTGATGGAGATTACATAAAGCGGCTTAAGTCATTTGTGGAGAAGCAATGCAATGAGATGCAG GATCTGCTAGGTCGCAACACTACTTTAGCTGAGGAATTGGTGAGGTCTGGAAGCAGTGGGACATTTGATCCTGCTCAGAAACCAAGCAGTGGTAGAGAGAGACTTCAATCTGAAACACTTCGTCAGGATCTTCAGGAAGCAGCACGACGCATAGAAATGCTCAAATCTGAGAAGGCTAAGATCGAGGCTGAGGCTAGCAATTACCGAAACTTGGCTTCAAAACTAGAAGCTGATCTGAAGAGCCTTTCAGATGCTTATAACAGTCTAGAACAGGCCAACTTAAGCTTGGAAGCGGAGGTGAAAGCTTTGAGGAAGGCAGGAAACGTGCCATATCCGGATGTGGAAGCAATAAGGGCCGAGGCAAAGCAGGAAGCCGAGAAGGAGAGTGAAGCTGAACTAAATGATCTGCTTGTTTGCCTGGGCCAGGAGCAAAGTAAGGTGGAGAAGCTGAGCTCAAGGTTGATTGAGTTGGGTGAGGATGTAGACTCACTCCTTGAAGGGATAGGGGATGATGCAGGGCTGCAggatgaagatgatgatgaaaattga